A part of Paenibacillus donghaensis genomic DNA contains:
- a CDS encoding GerAB/ArcD/ProY family transporter: protein MLRKEVISANQLFALIVLFELGTALIVPIGLQSGHAIWISILIALPGGMLLYWVYTYLYHQYPKLIISGYTQRILGRTLGWPLSLLFIPVLMFNGSRNLREAGDLLRASSYDQTPVFIINAMMVVAVMYILYQGIEVFGRTAEIYVLVIFVVG, encoded by the coding sequence TTGTTGAGAAAAGAGGTGATCAGTGCCAATCAGCTGTTCGCGTTGATCGTGCTGTTCGAACTGGGGACAGCCCTGATCGTGCCGATCGGGCTGCAGAGCGGACATGCGATCTGGATCTCCATCTTGATCGCCCTGCCAGGGGGAATGCTGCTGTATTGGGTGTATACCTACCTGTATCACCAATATCCCAAACTGATTATCAGCGGATACACCCAGCGGATTCTGGGCAGAACCCTTGGCTGGCCGCTGAGTTTGCTGTTTATCCCGGTGCTGATGTTCAATGGCTCAAGGAACCTGAGGGAAGCGGGGGATCTGCTGCGCGCCTCCTCCTATGACCAGACTCCGGTATTCATCATCAATGCGATGATGGTTGTTGCCGTCATGTATATCCTTTATCAAGGCATAGAGGTATTCGGCCGAACTGCGGAAATTTATGTGCTTGTAATCTTTGTTGTGGGGTAA
- a CDS encoding GerAB/ArcD/ProY family transporter — protein MFRRTDDKITTSQAAIFLTNTVLGAGILTLPRIVVEAVKTPDAWMSVVLGGAFMVFVILLMVKLSQQFPGKTVYQYSKRIVGTIPGGFLSSLLILYFIIIAGFEIRVLAEVTLFYLLEGTPIWAIVIPFIWVGAYLVYGGINSIARVFQIVFPISILILVICYILSARLFDLQNLRPVLSDGILPVIRGTKSIILLFTGVEVIMTLVAFMQHPQQAVKGMLLGFGVPLILYLVTVVAVVGGLSIDSVITSTWPTIDLVRSFEVSGFFFERFEVPLLVIWLMQMFCNFCSFFFNASLGISQIFHLKIHPVMFALMPVIFISTMLPKQINDVFSMGEFIGNMGVVIFLLLPVLLSVVLIIRKKGMKQNV, from the coding sequence GTGTTCAGACGCACGGATGATAAAATTACTACCTCACAAGCGGCGATATTTCTAACGAATACCGTACTTGGAGCAGGAATCCTGACGCTGCCAAGAATTGTGGTGGAGGCTGTGAAGACTCCTGATGCCTGGATGTCCGTTGTGCTGGGCGGGGCATTTATGGTGTTTGTAATTCTGCTGATGGTGAAGCTGAGCCAGCAATTTCCCGGCAAAACCGTCTATCAGTATTCGAAGCGGATTGTAGGCACGATTCCGGGCGGGTTCCTGAGTTCACTTCTGATTCTCTATTTCATCATTATCGCCGGATTTGAAATTCGTGTGCTGGCGGAGGTGACTTTGTTCTACCTGCTGGAAGGGACACCCATCTGGGCGATTGTGATCCCTTTCATCTGGGTTGGAGCCTACCTGGTTTATGGAGGAATCAATTCCATTGCGCGTGTATTTCAGATTGTGTTTCCGATCAGTATCCTCATTCTGGTGATTTGTTATATTCTCAGTGCGAGGTTGTTCGATCTCCAGAATTTGCGTCCCGTACTAAGTGACGGAATACTGCCGGTAATCAGAGGCACGAAATCCATCATCCTGCTCTTTACCGGCGTTGAAGTCATTATGACCCTGGTAGCCTTTATGCAGCATCCGCAGCAGGCTGTCAAAGGCATGCTGCTGGGATTTGGCGTTCCGCTGATCCTGTACCTGGTGACGGTAGTGGCGGTGGTAGGCGGATTGTCTATCGATTCGGTAATCACCAGCACCTGGCCTACCATTGATTTGGTGCGCAGCTTTGAAGTATCGGGATTCTTCTTCGAACGTTTCGAAGTTCCGCTGCTGGTCATTTGGCTGATGCAGATGTTCTGCAACTTCTGCAGTTTTTTCTTTAATGCTTCATTAGGTATTTCCCAAATATTTCATCTGAAGATCCATCCGGTTATGTTCGCCTTAATGCCAGTAATCTTCATCTCCACCATGCTTCCCAAGCAGATTAATGATGTGTTTAGCATGGGTGAATTCATTGGGAATATGGGGGTTGTGATCTTCCTGCTGCTACCGGTGCTGCTGTCCGTGGTGCTGATCATCCGCAAGAAAGGAATGAAGCAGAATGTATAA
- a CDS encoding Ger(x)C family spore germination protein has product MYKRGLAKLLLAAALLVSLPACWSSREIEDLSLYTGMALDQGKPSLVEKELEERGGSYKKRNTLTATLQIVPEKIIGNTKTKDKQQQQQRFFNISETGDSLLEIFRQFSIRRDRPIIGHHLKVIVVSEQLAAQENMRQLMDFVLRDNDIRPSCMVFLSEGNAAKTLTTTHPDEIPSFRLRDMIGNRFRTNKLMEGVNLSKLDALMHSKQSFILQNIVESESEVEFSGAGIIKGETGQFIGNLDQGDVESINWIKGEIKSGTIKAYDEADEVITYEIKSAESKITVKESADDELSFHVKIESTGRLIEKWNNQHRKLDEAYLKEFEKHFKQRLTEMINRTMLKMKTTYKVDVAGFGQRLSIEEPQKWKKVKDHWDEMFSTIPVTFEVKLTITDYGSFTE; this is encoded by the coding sequence ATGTATAAGCGTGGTTTGGCCAAGCTGCTGTTGGCTGCGGCGCTTCTGGTCAGTCTGCCTGCTTGCTGGAGCAGCAGGGAGATCGAGGATCTCAGCTTGTACACGGGCATGGCGCTTGACCAAGGGAAACCGAGCCTTGTGGAGAAGGAGCTTGAGGAGCGTGGAGGAAGCTACAAGAAGCGGAATACACTGACTGCGACGTTGCAGATCGTACCAGAAAAAATCATCGGGAACACTAAGACCAAAGACAAGCAGCAGCAACAGCAGCGTTTTTTCAATATTTCCGAAACGGGAGATTCATTGCTGGAAATCTTTCGCCAGTTCTCAATCCGCCGGGATCGTCCGATTATTGGCCATCACCTGAAGGTGATTGTGGTTTCCGAGCAACTGGCAGCGCAGGAGAATATGCGGCAGTTGATGGACTTTGTGCTCCGTGACAATGACATCCGTCCCAGCTGCATGGTGTTCCTCAGTGAAGGAAACGCAGCCAAGACCTTGACGACGACTCATCCGGACGAGATTCCTTCGTTTCGGCTGAGGGATATGATCGGGAACAGATTTCGAACCAACAAGCTCATGGAAGGAGTCAATCTGTCGAAGCTGGATGCGCTGATGCATTCTAAACAAAGCTTTATCCTGCAGAATATTGTGGAATCGGAGAGCGAGGTGGAGTTCTCGGGAGCGGGTATTATAAAGGGCGAGACTGGCCAATTCATCGGCAACCTGGACCAGGGGGACGTGGAGAGTATTAACTGGATTAAAGGAGAGATCAAGAGTGGTACGATCAAAGCATATGATGAGGCCGATGAGGTGATTACCTATGAGATCAAATCCGCTGAGAGTAAGATCACTGTGAAGGAGAGCGCAGACGATGAGTTATCGTTTCACGTCAAAATAGAGTCGACCGGCCGCCTCATTGAGAAATGGAACAATCAGCACCGCAAGCTGGATGAGGCCTATTTGAAGGAATTTGAGAAGCATTTCAAGCAGCGATTGACCGAAATGATCAATCGGACGATGCTGAAGATGAAGACCACCTATAAAGTAGACGTTGCCGGGTTCGGTCAGCGGCTCAGCATTGAGGAACCTCAAAAGTGGAAGAAAGTAAAAGATCACTGGGACGAAATGTTCAGTACGATTCCAGTGACCTTTGAAGTGAAGCTTACTATTACCGATTACGGTTCATTCACAGAATGA
- a CDS encoding spore germination protein produces the protein MWSRIVAFIPDWTTFMLAAVTLLFPIGFYYVYRSVYAYVGSGRTAEPGTPRMDSPIEQGQNKQPEQQSAAPLSFTGHYDADLQSVRSTVGQNSDVHIREFIVKGLEARASLIYVEGMQNEELINQQVMQILMFENKEPEGKDQYSYIKENMLALAQLSEAKDLDELQEHVLFGYTALLVEGMTEVLLVGFPHGTVRSVAEPTSEALLRGPRIGFTEVLSENTSLLRRQGLNKNMEMKQFVVGNEIKRNLVVAYLNNIVNPDLLQEVITRVSKIDMDFIVESGYVEQLIEDNYLSPFQQAQNTERPDRVICALLEGRIAILLDGTPFALIVPVTFSMLLQSPEDYYERWLPGTLQRLLRFCAAFLALLAPSLYISFISFHPGLIPTQLAISIIETRQGVPFPSLFEVLILEISIEILREAGIRLPKPIGPAMGIVGGLIIGDAAVQAGIVSPFLVIVVAVTAISSFSIPMYSAGITLRILRFAGMLFAAVLGMFGTILFFLLICSHLTKLRSFGVPYVTPVSPFRLSDWKDLLLRAPLSIMKRRPEMMKTQKKKRRS, from the coding sequence ATGTGGTCACGTATTGTCGCTTTTATTCCGGACTGGACAACCTTTATGCTGGCAGCCGTTACCTTGCTGTTTCCGATAGGCTTCTACTATGTATACAGGTCTGTGTATGCCTATGTAGGAAGCGGCAGGACTGCCGAGCCAGGCACGCCGCGGATGGATTCCCCCATTGAGCAGGGGCAGAACAAGCAACCGGAACAGCAGTCTGCGGCTCCATTATCCTTTACAGGCCACTATGATGCAGATCTGCAGTCAGTCCGCTCTACTGTGGGCCAGAACAGTGATGTACATATTCGTGAATTTATCGTAAAAGGGCTGGAGGCCCGGGCTTCGCTGATTTATGTGGAGGGAATGCAGAATGAAGAGCTGATCAACCAGCAGGTGATGCAGATCCTGATGTTCGAGAACAAAGAGCCGGAGGGCAAGGACCAATATAGCTATATCAAGGAAAATATGCTTGCGCTTGCCCAGCTGAGTGAAGCCAAAGACCTGGATGAGCTGCAGGAGCATGTGCTGTTTGGTTATACCGCGCTGCTGGTGGAAGGTATGACCGAAGTGCTTCTGGTTGGATTTCCGCACGGCACGGTCCGCTCCGTTGCCGAGCCGACCTCGGAAGCTCTGCTGCGGGGACCGCGGATCGGGTTTACAGAAGTGCTGAGTGAGAATACATCGCTGCTGCGGCGGCAGGGTCTGAACAAGAATATGGAAATGAAGCAGTTTGTGGTCGGCAACGAGATCAAGCGGAATCTGGTAGTCGCCTATTTGAATAATATCGTCAATCCCGATCTCCTGCAGGAGGTAATCACACGGGTCTCCAAAATCGATATGGATTTCATCGTGGAATCCGGTTATGTAGAGCAACTGATCGAAGATAATTACTTAAGTCCGTTTCAGCAGGCTCAGAATACCGAGCGGCCGGACCGTGTAATCTGCGCCCTGCTGGAAGGAAGAATCGCGATTCTGCTGGACGGCACACCGTTTGCGCTGATTGTACCGGTAACCTTCAGCATGCTGCTGCAGTCTCCCGAGGATTATTATGAGCGCTGGCTTCCGGGAACGCTGCAGCGACTGCTGCGCTTCTGCGCCGCTTTCCTGGCTCTGTTGGCTCCGTCGCTGTATATCTCATTCATCTCGTTCCATCCGGGATTGATTCCCACCCAACTGGCCATCTCCATTATCGAGACCCGCCAGGGGGTTCCGTTTCCTTCCTTATTTGAGGTGCTGATTCTTGAGATCTCGATTGAGATTCTGCGTGAAGCCGGGATTCGTCTGCCGAAGCCGATTGGTCCGGCGATGGGCATTGTCGGAGGTTTGATTATTGGTGATGCCGCGGTGCAAGCGGGGATTGTCAGTCCGTTTCTGGTTATTGTTGTCGCGGTTACCGCCATCTCTTCCTTCTCCATTCCAATGTACAGTGCGGGAATAACACTTCGTATCCTGCGGTTTGCCGGAATGTTATTTGCTGCTGTATTGGGAATGTTCGGAACCATTCTCTTCTTCCTGTTAATCTGCAGCCATCTAACCAAGCTGCGAAGCTTCGGCGTGCCCTATGTGACACCTGTATCTCCTTTCCGCTTAAGCGACTGGAAGGATCTGTTGCTCCGTGCGCCTTTGTCAATCATGAAGCGCAGGCCTGAAATGATGAAAACACAGAAAAAAAAGCGCAGATCCTAG
- a CDS encoding GerAB/ArcD/ProY family transporter has protein sequence MCCFVVIAAGLVKFDNLFPLHGKDWVAALSSAYPDIWIFPFGELVCFTTILPHLNKSVTARPAGLIALGLSGLLLSFTHAIEIAVLGENIYSRTTFPIFTTITLVNLANFIQRLDALVILTLIIGVFFKMAVYCYAAMAITADLFKVSDSRQLAIPVGVVVLFSSFISAGNYPIHIDEGKVFLKYILPYLCAAVPILLFLVHSIRRRFGRV, from the coding sequence ATTTGCTGTTTCGTCGTAATCGCCGCAGGCCTTGTGAAATTTGACAATCTTTTTCCCCTGCATGGAAAGGACTGGGTGGCCGCGCTGTCGTCTGCATATCCTGATATCTGGATCTTTCCGTTTGGCGAACTCGTGTGCTTCACGACGATTCTGCCCCACTTGAACAAATCGGTGACGGCCCGCCCGGCAGGGCTGATTGCACTTGGTTTAAGCGGACTGCTGCTAAGTTTCACACATGCGATTGAAATAGCAGTTCTTGGAGAAAATATATACAGCCGGACAACATTTCCAATCTTCACAACAATAACTTTGGTGAATTTAGCCAATTTCATTCAGCGGCTGGATGCCTTGGTAATACTAACCCTGATTATTGGCGTGTTCTTCAAAATGGCAGTGTATTGCTATGCCGCCATGGCCATCACTGCCGATCTGTTCAAAGTGTCGGACAGCCGCCAGTTAGCAATTCCCGTAGGAGTGGTTGTCCTCTTCAGTTCATTTATCAGTGCGGGGAATTACCCCATTCATATAGATGAGGGAAAAGTGTTCCTGAAATACATATTGCCCTATTTATGTGCTGCAGTACCTATCCTGCTCTTCCTGGTTCACTCCATCCGGAGAAGATTCGGCCGGGTGTAG